The Pseudomonas asiatica genome has a segment encoding these proteins:
- a CDS encoding GspE/PulE family protein, with protein MHTPDNPALDLKLLLQALLADQHLHANDTLPVLEHAANHPTAHPLEQIAACALEDRRHPGQPLDLDRLCQWLANKVGQPYLRIDPLQLDLPQVTGLISPAFAQRHGILIVAADASSVTVASAQPYQDDWLADLTRSLGRPIHRVLANPQQVRQAGQSFHRLAQSVKGAQHQQSASLGELEQLLELGKRQAEASADDAHIVHIVDWLLQYAIEQRASDIHLEPRREQGQLRYRIDGLLHNVYAFPAGVTLALVSRLKHLGRMDVAEKRRPQDGRLQSRLPGGGEVELRLSTLPTPFGEKLVLRLFDPQQLQEGFDRLGLDGPQLDQWQGLLRQRQGIILVTGPTGSGKTSTLYASLKLLATPQVNLCTIEDPIERLDPTFNQLQVQPALDLGFANGVRAMLRQDPDIIMIGEIRDRETALVAVQAALTGHLVLSTLHTNDACGAITRLQELGVADYLIKATLVGVMAQRLVRTLCADCRGYTALREGQPCRTCRGTGFHGRTGLFELLIPSDSLRALIGPGSDLASLRRQAVADGLLDLRRCGEAKVACGQTRQEEVLRACS; from the coding sequence ATGCACACCCCCGACAACCCGGCACTCGACCTCAAGCTCCTGCTCCAGGCCTTGCTCGCCGACCAGCACCTGCACGCCAACGACACCCTCCCGGTACTCGAGCACGCCGCCAATCACCCCACCGCCCACCCGCTGGAACAGATCGCCGCCTGCGCCCTGGAAGACCGCCGACACCCTGGCCAGCCCCTGGACCTGGACCGCCTCTGCCAATGGCTGGCCAACAAGGTCGGCCAGCCCTACCTGCGCATCGACCCGCTGCAACTGGACCTGCCCCAGGTCACCGGCCTGATATCCCCGGCCTTCGCCCAGCGCCACGGCATTCTTATCGTCGCCGCCGACGCCTCCAGCGTCACCGTCGCCAGCGCCCAGCCCTACCAGGACGACTGGCTGGCCGACCTCACCCGCAGCCTGGGCCGGCCGATCCATCGCGTGCTGGCCAACCCGCAGCAGGTCCGCCAGGCAGGGCAGTCGTTCCACCGCCTGGCCCAATCGGTAAAGGGTGCGCAACACCAGCAGTCAGCCAGCCTGGGCGAACTCGAACAGCTGCTGGAGCTGGGCAAGCGCCAGGCCGAGGCCAGTGCGGACGACGCGCACATCGTGCATATCGTCGACTGGCTGCTGCAGTACGCCATCGAGCAACGCGCCAGCGATATCCACCTGGAACCACGCCGCGAGCAGGGCCAGCTGCGCTACCGCATCGACGGCCTGCTGCACAACGTCTATGCCTTCCCCGCCGGGGTGACCCTGGCGCTGGTCAGCCGCCTGAAACACCTGGGGCGCATGGACGTCGCCGAAAAGCGCCGGCCGCAGGATGGCCGGCTGCAAAGCCGCCTGCCTGGCGGCGGCGAGGTGGAACTGCGGCTGTCGACCTTGCCGACCCCGTTCGGCGAAAAACTGGTGCTGCGCCTGTTCGACCCGCAACAGCTGCAAGAAGGCTTCGACCGGCTGGGCCTGGATGGGCCACAACTGGACCAGTGGCAAGGCCTGCTGCGCCAGCGCCAGGGCATCATCCTGGTCACCGGCCCCACCGGGTCCGGCAAGACCAGCACGCTGTACGCCAGCCTCAAGCTGCTGGCCACGCCGCAGGTCAACCTGTGCACCATCGAAGATCCGATCGAGCGCCTGGATCCCACCTTCAACCAGTTGCAGGTGCAGCCCGCCCTGGACCTGGGTTTCGCCAACGGTGTGCGGGCCATGCTGCGCCAGGACCCGGACATCATCATGATCGGCGAAATCCGTGACCGCGAGACCGCCCTGGTGGCGGTGCAGGCAGCCCTGACCGGGCACCTGGTGCTGTCGACCCTGCATACCAACGACGCCTGCGGCGCGATCACCCGCCTGCAGGAGCTGGGTGTGGCCGACTACCTGATCAAGGCAACGCTGGTTGGGGTAATGGCCCAGCGGTTGGTGCGCACACTGTGCGCGGATTGCCGGGGTTATACAGCGCTGCGCGAAGGGCAGCCATGCCGTACCTGTCGTGGCACGGGGTTCCATGGCCGCACAGGGTTGTTCGAGCTGCTGATACCCAGCGACAGCCTGCGCGCCCTGATAGGCCCGGGCAGCGATCTGGCCAGTTTGCGGCGCCAGGCCGTGGCCGATGGCTTGCTCGATCTGCGCCGCTGCGGCGAAGCCAAGGTAGCCTGCGGGCAGACCCGCCAAGAGGAAGTGCTACGGGCCTGTTCCTGA
- a CDS encoding DUF2388 domain-containing protein, translating into MRFKTAIAAAALLSLPIGSAMADTFWRNVMTTGATTASSYLTSGDHKLVMAAQDDAGSFVASEGAIRGPFLEAAIRQARAENPGMQASDMELANAILAKNAVAE; encoded by the coding sequence ATGCGTTTCAAAACCGCCATCGCTGCCGCTGCCTTGCTTTCGCTGCCTATCGGCTCGGCCATGGCCGATACCTTCTGGCGTAACGTGATGACTACCGGTGCTACCACGGCATCGAGCTACCTGACTTCCGGGGATCACAAGCTGGTGATGGCGGCGCAGGATGACGCCGGCAGCTTCGTGGCCAGCGAAGGCGCGATCCGCGGGCCGTTCCTTGAAGCGGCGATTCGCCAGGCCCGCGCGGAGAACCCGGGGATGCAGGCTTCCGACATGGAACTGGCCAATGCCATCCTGGCCAAGAATGCGGTAGCCGAGTAA
- the gcvP gene encoding aminomethyl-transferring glycine dehydrogenase encodes MSQSPSLHQLQELNPFLRRHLGPDATEQQAMLNALGVASRSELIEQTVPPDIRLNRPLDLPPALDEQAALAKLAGYAGQNQVWTSLIGMGYHGTITPTVILRNVLENPGWYTAYTPYQPEIAQGRLEALLNFQQMVIDLTGLALANASLLDEATAAAEAMALAKRVARNKSNAFFADEHCHPQTLSVLKTRAEGFGFELIVDSVDNLGKHAVFGALLQYPDTHGEVRDLRPQIDHLHSQHALACVAADLLSLVVLAPPGELGADVVLGSTQRFGVPMGYGGPHAAYFACRDDYKRAMPGRIIGVSRDARGNTALRMALQTREQHIRREKANSNICTAQVLLANIAGFYAVYHGPEGLQRIAQRVHRLTFILAAGLEAKGIKRLNQHFFDTLTLDVGGAQVAIIESAEAAQINLRILGRGHLGVSLDETCSEQTVLRLFDIFLGVDHGLDIAALDQLALPEGIPASLVRRTPFLPHPVFNLHHSETEMLRYLKQLENKDLALNQSMIPLGSCTMKLNATSEMIPITWPGFAQLHPFAPAAQATGYKAMIDELESWLCAITGFDAICMQPNSGAQGEYAGLMAITRYHRSRHQPQRTLCLIPSSAHGTNPASAQMAGMEVVIVDCDDDGNVDLADLKAKAHSAGDRLSCLMITYPSTHGVYEEGIREICEVVHQHGGQVYMDGANLNAQVGLARPADIGADVSHMNLHKTFCIPHGGGGPGMGPIGIRAHLKPFVASHPVVPVPGLDPNNSAVSAAPWGSASILPISWMYIAMMGPQLADASEVAILSANYLASQLGGAFPVLYRGRNQRVAHECILDLRPLKALTGISEEDVAKRLMDYGFHAPTMSFPVPGTLMVEPTESESKAELDRFVEAMLAIRAEIGEVQEGNWPAENNPLKHAPHTLADVLAVWDRPYSLEQAVAPSAHVRQHKYWPAVNRVDNVYGDRNLFCACVPVEAYR; translated from the coding sequence ATGTCCCAGTCGCCATCCCTGCATCAACTGCAAGAGCTCAACCCATTCCTGCGTCGCCACCTGGGCCCGGATGCCACGGAGCAGCAGGCCATGCTCAACGCGCTGGGTGTCGCCAGCCGCAGTGAGCTGATCGAGCAGACCGTACCGCCAGACATCCGCCTCAATCGCCCCCTCGACCTGCCGCCGGCACTGGACGAACAGGCCGCCCTGGCCAAGCTCGCCGGTTACGCCGGGCAGAACCAGGTCTGGACCAGCCTGATCGGCATGGGCTACCACGGCACCATCACCCCCACGGTCATCCTGCGCAACGTGCTGGAAAACCCGGGCTGGTACACCGCTTACACGCCTTATCAGCCCGAGATTGCCCAAGGCCGGCTGGAGGCGCTGCTGAACTTCCAGCAGATGGTCATCGACCTCACCGGGCTGGCCCTGGCCAATGCCTCGCTGCTCGACGAAGCTACCGCCGCCGCCGAGGCCATGGCCCTGGCCAAGCGGGTGGCGCGCAACAAGAGCAATGCCTTCTTCGCCGACGAGCACTGTCACCCGCAGACCCTGTCGGTACTCAAGACCCGTGCCGAGGGCTTCGGCTTCGAGCTGATCGTCGACTCTGTGGATAACCTTGGCAAACACGCGGTTTTCGGGGCCTTGCTGCAGTACCCGGATACCCACGGCGAGGTGCGCGACCTACGCCCGCAAATCGACCATTTGCACAGCCAGCATGCCCTGGCCTGCGTAGCCGCCGACCTGCTCAGCCTGGTGGTGCTGGCACCGCCTGGGGAGCTGGGTGCCGATGTGGTGCTGGGCTCGACCCAGCGCTTTGGTGTACCGATGGGCTATGGCGGCCCCCACGCGGCCTATTTCGCCTGCCGCGATGACTACAAGCGAGCCATGCCGGGGCGCATCATTGGCGTGTCGCGCGATGCCCGTGGCAACACCGCGTTGCGCATGGCCCTGCAGACCCGCGAGCAGCATATCCGCCGCGAGAAGGCCAACTCCAACATCTGCACGGCCCAGGTGCTGCTGGCCAACATTGCCGGCTTCTACGCGGTGTACCACGGCCCGGAAGGCCTGCAGCGCATTGCCCAGCGCGTGCACCGGCTGACCTTCATCCTGGCCGCCGGCCTCGAGGCCAAGGGCATCAAGCGCCTAAACCAGCACTTCTTCGACACCCTTACCCTGGACGTCGGCGGTGCCCAGGTGGCCATCATCGAAAGCGCCGAAGCTGCGCAGATCAACTTGCGCATCCTTGGCCGCGGGCATCTGGGCGTGAGCCTGGACGAGACCTGCTCGGAGCAGACGGTGCTGCGCCTGTTCGACATCTTCCTGGGGGTGGACCACGGCCTGGATATAGCCGCACTCGACCAGCTGGCCCTGCCCGAAGGCATCCCCGCCAGCCTGGTGCGGCGCACGCCGTTCCTCCCCCACCCGGTGTTCAACCTGCACCACAGCGAAACCGAGATGCTGCGCTACCTCAAGCAGCTCGAGAACAAGGACCTGGCGCTGAACCAGTCGATGATCCCGCTGGGTTCGTGCACCATGAAGCTCAATGCCACCAGCGAGATGATCCCCATCACCTGGCCTGGCTTTGCCCAGCTGCACCCGTTTGCCCCGGCGGCCCAGGCCACCGGCTACAAGGCGATGATCGACGAACTGGAAAGCTGGCTGTGCGCCATTACCGGTTTCGATGCCATCTGCATGCAGCCCAACTCCGGTGCCCAGGGCGAGTACGCCGGCCTGATGGCCATTACCCGCTACCACCGCAGCCGCCACCAGCCGCAACGCACGCTGTGCCTGATCCCGTCGTCGGCCCACGGCACCAACCCGGCGTCGGCGCAAATGGCCGGCATGGAGGTGGTGATCGTCGATTGCGACGACGATGGCAACGTCGACCTGGCCGACCTCAAGGCCAAGGCCCACTCGGCCGGGGATCGGTTGTCGTGCCTGATGATCACTTACCCGTCGACCCACGGCGTGTATGAAGAGGGGATTCGCGAAATCTGCGAAGTGGTCCACCAGCACGGTGGCCAGGTGTACATGGATGGCGCCAACCTCAATGCCCAGGTGGGCCTGGCGCGGCCGGCGGATATCGGCGCCGACGTTTCACACATGAACCTGCACAAGACCTTCTGCATCCCCCACGGTGGTGGCGGGCCGGGCATGGGCCCGATCGGCATTCGCGCGCACCTCAAGCCGTTCGTCGCCAGCCACCCGGTGGTGCCGGTACCCGGCCTGGACCCGAACAACAGCGCGGTCAGTGCGGCGCCCTGGGGCAGTGCGAGCATCCTGCCGATCAGCTGGATGTACATAGCCATGATGGGCCCGCAGCTGGCCGATGCCAGCGAGGTGGCGATCCTCTCGGCCAATTACCTGGCCAGCCAGCTAGGTGGGGCCTTCCCGGTGCTCTACCGCGGGCGAAACCAGCGGGTGGCGCATGAGTGCATCCTCGACCTGCGGCCGCTGAAGGCGCTGACCGGCATCAGCGAAGAGGACGTGGCCAAGCGCCTGATGGACTATGGCTTCCACGCGCCGACCATGTCGTTCCCGGTGCCGGGCACGCTGATGGTCGAGCCGACCGAGAGTGAGTCGAAGGCCGAACTGGACCGCTTCGTCGAGGCGATGCTGGCGATTCGGGCGGAAATTGGCGAAGTGCAGGAGGGCAACTGGCCGGCGGAGAACAACCCGCTCAAGCATGCGCCGCATACCCTGGCCGATGTGCTGGCGGTGTGGGACAGGCCCTACAGCCTGGAACAGGCGGTGGCGCCCAGTGCTCATGTGCGCCAGCACAAGTACTGGCCAGCGGTGAACCGGGTCGACAATGTGTATGGGGACAGGAATCTGTTCTGTGCTTGTGTGCCGGTGGAGGCTTACCGCTAA
- the gcvH gene encoding glycine cleavage system protein GcvH produces the protein MSNIPADLRFAESHEWARVEADGTVTVGISDHAQEALGDVVFVELAEVGKVFAAGDAAGVVESVKAASDIYAPVGGEVIAVNEELADSPELLNEEPYESWIFKLKPSNPAELDKLLDAAGYAAAIGE, from the coding sequence ATGAGCAATATCCCCGCCGACCTGCGTTTTGCCGAAAGCCACGAGTGGGCTCGCGTGGAAGCCGACGGCACCGTGACCGTGGGTATCAGCGACCACGCCCAGGAAGCCCTGGGTGACGTGGTGTTCGTCGAGCTGGCCGAAGTCGGCAAGGTATTCGCCGCTGGCGACGCTGCCGGTGTGGTCGAGTCGGTCAAGGCCGCCTCGGACATCTATGCCCCGGTCGGTGGCGAAGTGATCGCGGTCAACGAAGAGCTGGCTGACAGCCCTGAGCTGCTCAACGAAGAACCTTACGAGTCGTGGATCTTCAAGCTGAAGCCAAGCAACCCGGCCGAGCTGGACAAGCTGCTGGATGCTGCTGGTTACGCGGCCGCCATCGGCGAGTAA
- the gcvT gene encoding glycine cleavage system aminomethyltransferase GcvT: MGQRTLLYDLHLALGAKTVDFGGWDMPLHYGSQVEEHHQVRSDCGVFDVSHMTVIDVDGSDATAWLQRLLANDVARLDDTGKALYSPLLQAQGGVIDDLIVYRTEDGYRLVTNAATRAKVLDWLQLQRDGFAVDFEVRPDLAILAIQGPHARDKVAALLSSARAALIRELRPFEGVAEGDWFIARTGYTGEDGLEIILPGEQAVAFFNDLVGAGIAPSGLGARDTLRLEAGMNLYGQDIDETHTPLTSNLGWSIAWEPAERDFIGRAGLLAEIEHGVQEKLVGLVLEERGVLRAHQVVRVAGIGEGEITSGSFSPTLSKSIALARVPMATGDRAEVEIRGKWYPVRVVKPTFVRHGKILI, translated from the coding sequence ATGGGACAGCGCACGCTTTTGTATGACCTGCACCTGGCGCTTGGCGCCAAGACGGTCGATTTCGGTGGCTGGGACATGCCCCTGCACTATGGCTCGCAGGTCGAGGAGCACCATCAGGTGCGCAGCGATTGCGGAGTGTTCGATGTTTCCCACATGACCGTGATCGATGTCGATGGTAGCGACGCCACTGCCTGGTTGCAGCGTCTGCTGGCCAACGACGTGGCCCGCCTCGACGACACCGGCAAGGCGCTTTACAGCCCGCTGCTGCAGGCGCAGGGCGGGGTGATCGATGACCTGATCGTCTACCGCACGGAAGATGGCTATCGTCTGGTCACCAACGCCGCCACTCGCGCCAAGGTGCTCGACTGGCTGCAGCTGCAGCGTGACGGTTTTGCCGTGGACTTCGAGGTCCGCCCAGACCTTGCCATCCTTGCCATCCAGGGCCCGCATGCCCGAGATAAGGTTGCGGCCCTGCTCAGCTCCGCGCGTGCCGCGCTGATCCGCGAGTTGCGCCCGTTCGAAGGCGTTGCCGAAGGCGACTGGTTCATTGCCCGCACCGGTTATACCGGTGAAGACGGCCTGGAGATCATCCTCCCGGGCGAGCAGGCCGTGGCTTTCTTCAACGACCTGGTCGGTGCCGGTATAGCCCCTAGCGGCCTTGGTGCCCGCGATACCCTGCGCCTGGAAGCCGGCATGAACCTGTACGGCCAGGACATCGACGAAACCCACACCCCGCTTACCTCCAACCTGGGCTGGAGCATCGCCTGGGAGCCGGCCGAGCGCGATTTCATCGGCCGCGCCGGGCTGCTGGCGGAAATCGAGCACGGCGTGCAGGAAAAACTGGTCGGCCTGGTGCTGGAAGAGCGCGGCGTGCTGCGTGCCCACCAGGTGGTGCGTGTAGCCGGGATTGGCGAAGGGGAGATCACCAGTGGTAGTTTCTCGCCTACGCTGAGCAAGTCCATTGCCCTTGCACGCGTGCCCATGGCCACCGGCGACCGGGCCGAGGTGGAAATCCGCGGCAAGTGGTACCCGGTGCGGGTGGTCAAACCGACCTTCGTGCGCCACGGCAAGATCCTGATCTGA
- a CDS encoding ABC transporter permease, with product MPHTPQRRWYLPVTLVAALVLLPLSVLLLSWQSIDLQIWSHLLDTQMTRLLGNTLTLVVGVGIGVTVLGVSLAWLTSLCEFPGRRWLDWALMLPFAIPAYVLAFVFVGLLDFAGPVQSALREVFGPMRLPRVRSTGGVIVVLVLVFYPYVYLLARSAFLAQGKGLMEAARVLGLSPLQAFWRVALPMARPAIGAGIALALMETLADFGAVAVFNFDTFTTAIYKTWYGFFSLSSAAQLASLLLLAVMLVLYGERRARGASRSGNERPRGQALYHLRGFKALLASGWCLLVFACAFVIPLLQLLAWFWQRGRHDLDERYVGLVLHTLYLGGMAALVTVCVALLLAFARRQAPTGGIRAGVGLANLGYALPGSVLAVSIMLAFSYLDNHLVIPLSSWLGGAGKPLLLGSLAALLLAYLVRFIAVAYGPLESSLERIRPSLPEASRSLGVGGVGLFFKVYLPLLVPGALSAALLVFVDVLKEMPATLLMRPFGWDTLAVRVFEMTSEGEWARASLPALTLVLVGLLPVIGLIRRSARRPGHSH from the coding sequence TTGCCCCACACCCCCCAACGCCGCTGGTACCTCCCGGTCACCCTGGTCGCCGCCCTGGTGCTCCTGCCCCTGAGCGTCCTGCTGTTGTCCTGGCAGTCGATCGACCTGCAGATCTGGTCGCACCTGCTCGACACCCAGATGACTCGCCTGCTGGGCAATACTCTGACGCTGGTGGTGGGTGTGGGCATCGGCGTCACCGTGCTGGGCGTCAGCCTGGCCTGGCTGACCAGCCTCTGCGAGTTCCCTGGCCGGCGCTGGCTGGACTGGGCGCTGATGCTACCGTTCGCCATCCCGGCCTATGTGCTGGCGTTCGTCTTCGTCGGCCTGCTGGACTTCGCCGGCCCGGTGCAGAGCGCCCTGCGCGAGGTGTTCGGGCCGATGCGCCTGCCGCGGGTACGCTCTACCGGCGGGGTGATCGTCGTCCTGGTGCTGGTGTTCTACCCCTATGTCTACCTGCTGGCGCGCAGCGCATTCCTGGCCCAGGGCAAGGGCCTGATGGAAGCGGCGCGGGTGCTGGGGTTGTCCCCGCTGCAAGCGTTCTGGCGTGTGGCCCTGCCTATGGCACGGCCCGCGATCGGCGCCGGTATTGCCCTGGCCCTGATGGAAACCCTGGCCGACTTCGGCGCGGTGGCGGTGTTCAACTTCGACACCTTCACCACGGCCATCTACAAGACCTGGTACGGCTTCTTCAGCCTGTCCAGCGCGGCCCAGCTGGCCAGCCTGTTGCTGCTGGCGGTGATGCTGGTGCTGTATGGCGAGCGCCGTGCCAGGGGGGCCAGCCGCAGCGGCAACGAGCGGCCGCGCGGGCAGGCGCTGTATCACCTGCGCGGGTTCAAGGCATTGCTGGCCAGTGGCTGGTGCCTGCTGGTGTTCGCCTGCGCATTCGTCATCCCGCTGCTGCAACTGCTGGCGTGGTTCTGGCAGCGCGGGCGGCATGACCTGGACGAGCGCTATGTCGGCCTGGTGCTGCACACCCTGTACCTGGGCGGCATGGCGGCGCTGGTCACGGTGTGCGTGGCGTTGCTGCTGGCCTTTGCCCGGCGCCAGGCGCCGACGGGCGGTATCCGCGCCGGGGTAGGCCTGGCCAACCTGGGCTATGCCTTGCCCGGCTCGGTGCTGGCGGTGTCGATCATGCTGGCCTTCAGTTACCTCGACAACCACCTGGTCATCCCGCTGTCCAGCTGGCTGGGCGGTGCCGGCAAGCCGCTGCTGCTGGGCAGCCTGGCCGCATTGCTGCTGGCCTACCTGGTGCGCTTCATCGCGGTGGCCTACGGGCCGCTGGAGAGCAGCCTGGAGCGGATCCGCCCGTCACTGCCCGAGGCATCCCGCAGCCTGGGCGTCGGTGGCGTGGGATTGTTTTTCAAGGTGTATCTGCCGCTGCTGGTGCCTGGCGCGCTCAGCGCCGCCCTGCTGGTGTTCGTCGACGTGCTCAAGGAAATGCCAGCCACCTTGCTGATGCGCCCGTTCGGCTGGGACACCTTGGCGGTAAGGGTGTTCGAGATGACCAGCGAGGGTGAGTGGGCGCGTGCATCTTTGCCGGCACTGACGCTGGTGCTGGTGGGCCTGCTGCCGGTCATCGGCCTGATCCGCCGTTCGGCACGTCGACCCGGTCACAGTCACTGA
- a CDS encoding extracellular solute-binding protein produces the protein MLPRKPLLAALALTLFGGTAHAADEVVVYSSRIDELIKPVFDAYTAKTGVKIKFITDKEAPLMQRIKAEGENGVADLLLTVDAGNLWQAEQMGILQPIKSDIIDQNIPSQYRASSHDWTGLSLRARTIIYSTERVKPQELSTYEALADKQWEGRLCLRTAKKVYNQSLTATLIETHGEAKTEQIVKGWVNNLSTDVFSDDNAVIQAIEAGQCDVGVVNTYYYGRLHNQNPKLPVKIFWPNQGDRGVHVNLSGIGLTKHAPHPEAAKKLVEWMTGEEAQKLFADINQEFPANPKVKPSEEVAAWGSFKADSIPVEIAGKRQAEAIRLMDRAGWN, from the coding sequence ATGTTGCCACGCAAGCCCCTACTGGCCGCCCTGGCCCTGACCCTGTTTGGCGGCACCGCCCACGCAGCGGACGAAGTGGTGGTGTACTCCTCGCGCATCGACGAGCTGATCAAGCCGGTGTTCGATGCCTATACCGCCAAGACCGGGGTCAAGATCAAGTTCATCACCGACAAGGAAGCCCCGCTGATGCAGCGCATCAAGGCCGAGGGCGAAAACGGCGTGGCCGACCTGCTGCTGACCGTCGATGCCGGCAACCTGTGGCAGGCTGAGCAGATGGGCATCCTGCAGCCGATCAAGTCCGACATCATCGACCAGAACATCCCGTCGCAGTACCGCGCCTCGTCCCACGACTGGACCGGCCTGAGCCTGCGCGCCCGCACCATCATCTACTCCACCGAGCGGGTCAAGCCGCAGGAGCTGAGCACCTACGAAGCCCTGGCCGACAAGCAGTGGGAAGGCCGCCTGTGCCTGCGCACGGCGAAGAAGGTGTACAACCAGTCGCTGACCGCCACCCTGATCGAAACCCACGGCGAGGCGAAGACCGAGCAGATCGTCAAAGGCTGGGTCAACAACCTGTCCACCGACGTGTTCTCCGACGACAACGCAGTGATCCAGGCCATCGAGGCCGGCCAGTGCGACGTGGGCGTGGTCAACACCTACTACTACGGCCGCCTGCACAATCAGAACCCGAAACTGCCGGTGAAGATCTTCTGGCCCAACCAGGGTGACCGTGGCGTGCACGTGAACCTGTCGGGCATCGGCCTGACCAAGCATGCGCCACACCCGGAGGCGGCGAAGAAGCTGGTGGAATGGATGACCGGTGAAGAGGCGCAGAAGCTGTTCGCCGACATCAACCAGGAGTTCCCGGCCAACCCGAAGGTCAAACCATCGGAAGAAGTGGCAGCGTGGGGCAGCTTCAAGGCTGACAGCATTCCGGTGGAAATCGCCGGCAAGCGCCAGGCTGAAGCGATTCGCTTGATGGATCGGGCTGGCTGGAACTAA
- a CDS encoding 2-octaprenyl-3-methyl-6-methoxy-1,4-benzoquinol hydroxylase — protein MRADLLIVGAGMVGSALALALRHSGLQILLLDGGPLTVKPFDAQAPFEPRVSALSAASQRILERLGAWDGIAQRRATPYSDMHVWDGSGTGQIHFSAASVHAQVLGHIVENRVVQDGLLERLHDSDIGLLPNARLEQLRRSGDEWLLTLADGRQLRAPLVIAADGANSAVRRLAGCETREWDYLHHAIVTSVRCSAGHQATAWQRFTDEGPLAFLPLTRDGQQDWCSIVWSTTPEHAEQLMALDEAAFLKALERAFEGRLGDVLQADPRLCVPLRQRHAKRYVDEGLALIGDAAHTIHPLAGQGVNLGFLDAAVLAEVLVNACERGERLADVKVLSRYERRRMPHNLALMAAMEGFERLFQANPLPLRWLRNSGLKLVEQMPEAKALFVRQALGLSGDLPDLAKA, from the coding sequence ATGCGCGCAGATCTGTTGATTGTCGGTGCCGGTATGGTCGGCAGCGCCCTGGCCCTGGCGTTGCGCCACAGTGGCTTGCAAATCCTCTTGCTCGACGGCGGCCCGCTGACGGTCAAGCCGTTCGATGCCCAGGCCCCGTTCGAGCCGCGTGTCAGCGCGCTGTCGGCAGCCAGCCAGCGCATCCTCGAGCGCCTTGGCGCCTGGGATGGCATTGCCCAGCGGCGTGCCACTCCATACTCGGACATGCATGTGTGGGATGGCAGCGGCACCGGGCAGATTCACTTCTCGGCTGCCAGCGTGCATGCCCAGGTGCTCGGCCACATCGTCGAGAACCGGGTGGTGCAGGATGGCCTGCTGGAGCGCCTGCATGACAGCGACATCGGCCTGCTGCCCAACGCGCGGCTCGAACAGCTGCGCCGCTCCGGCGACGAGTGGCTGCTGACCCTCGCCGATGGCCGCCAGCTGCGTGCGCCGCTGGTGATTGCGGCCGACGGTGCCAACTCTGCAGTGCGGCGCCTGGCCGGCTGCGAAACCCGCGAGTGGGATTACCTGCACCATGCCATCGTCACCAGCGTGCGTTGCAGCGCCGGGCACCAAGCCACGGCCTGGCAGCGCTTCACCGATGAAGGGCCACTGGCGTTCCTGCCGCTGACCCGCGATGGCCAGCAGGACTGGTGCTCGATCGTGTGGTCGACCACCCCCGAGCATGCCGAGCAGTTGATGGCGCTGGATGAAGCGGCCTTCCTGAAAGCCCTGGAGCGGGCTTTCGAGGGGCGCCTGGGTGATGTGCTGCAGGCCGACCCGCGGCTGTGCGTGCCGCTGCGCCAGCGCCACGCCAAGCGCTATGTGGATGAAGGCCTGGCATTGATCGGCGATGCCGCGCACACCATTCACCCGCTGGCCGGGCAGGGCGTGAACCTAGGCTTCCTCGATGCTGCGGTGCTGGCCGAGGTGCTGGTCAACGCCTGCGAGCGTGGCGAGCGGCTGGCGGATGTGAAGGTACTGAGCCGTTACGAGCGACGGCGCATGCCGCACAACCTGGCGCTGATGGCGGCGATGGAAGGGTTCGAGCGGTTGTTCCAGGCCAACCCGTTGCCGTTGCGCTGGTTGCGTAACAGCGGGTTGAAGCTGGTGGAGCAGATGCCGGAGGCCAAGGCGCTGTTCGTGCGGCAGGCGCTGGGTTTGAGCGGTGATCTGCCGGATCTGGCCAAGGCTTGA
- a CDS encoding DUF4442 domain-containing protein produces the protein MSDDARRLARRACLLRWRLNLFPPHLGAGIRVQHISPDLRSVKVAMKLTRWNRNYVGTQCGGSLYGMVDPFYMLLLIEQLGRDYIVWDKAASIDFISPGKGPVYAELHVDDALLDEIRQQTATGKKCLPRLQVDIRDGAGELVARVDKTLYVRLKPQARLA, from the coding sequence ATGAGTGACGACGCGCGCAGGCTGGCGCGCCGGGCGTGCCTGTTGCGCTGGCGGCTGAACCTGTTCCCGCCGCACCTCGGTGCTGGTATCCGCGTGCAGCACATCAGCCCGGACCTGCGCAGCGTCAAGGTGGCGATGAAGCTGACCCGCTGGAACCGCAACTACGTCGGCACCCAGTGCGGCGGCAGCCTGTACGGCATGGTCGACCCGTTCTACATGCTGCTGTTGATCGAGCAGCTGGGGCGTGACTACATCGTCTGGGACAAGGCTGCCAGCATCGATTTCATTTCGCCGGGCAAAGGCCCGGTGTATGCCGAACTCCACGTCGATGACGCGCTGCTGGACGAAATCCGCCAGCAGACCGCCACCGGCAAGAAGTGCCTGCCGCGTTTGCAGGTCGATATCCGCGACGGCGCCGGCGAGCTGGTGGCGCGGGTCGATAAAACCCTATATGTGCGGCTCAAGCCGCAAGCGAGGCTGGCGTAA